Part of the Ignavibacterium album JCM 16511 genome, TCTTCCTCGTGCAGGTATGTGGATGGATGCAGTGAAGCACATCTTCGGATTTATACTTTTAGGAATGGCTCTTTACTTTCTACTTCCTCTTTTACCAAAAAATATTTCCGGATATGTTTTGCCAGTCTTCGGAATAATCGCAGCGGTTTATATCTTATTCTTTGATAAAGCTGCCAAAGGAATTAAAGGATTTACAATCTTCAAGACTGTATTTTCAATTCTCGTGATTGCAATTTCAGTTTGGGCATTGATACCTTCAGAAAAACAATCAATTGATTGGCAACTATATTCTGATTCAGCTCTTACAAGTTTTGAAGGAAAGAAAGGTGCAATAATAGATTTTTATGCAGATTGGTGCATTCCCTGCAAAGAGCTTGATGCAATGACTTTTTCCGATGCAAAAGTAATTGAACAATCAAAAAATTTTATTACGCTGAAAGCTGATATGACAAAATCTCTTTCGCCCGAAGTTTCTGCACTAAGAGAAAAATATAAAATTGTTGGTGTACCGACGGTGTTAATCCTAAATTCAAAAGGAGAAGAAGTTCATAGAATTACCGGATTTGTAAATGCTGAAGAATTTTTGAAAATAATTCAGAGCGTTAAGTAAATAATATTCAATTGATAATTCAGATCGCTCTTAGTAGTTTTGAATCGGCAATTATTAAACTTTATTAAGTGAGTAAACATGGAAACAGAGAAAGAAAAAGAGTTACTTCAATTAAAAGAAGTAACCATTAGGTTCGCAGGTGATTCCGGTGATGGTATGCAGTTAACCGGAACTCAATTCAGTGAAACAACCGCTTGGGTAGGTAATGATCTTAACACACTTCCTGACTATCCCGCAGAAATAAGAGCTCCCGCAGGAACAATTTATGGAGTAAGTGGATTTCAATTACATTTCAGTAGTGAAGATATTCATACACCCGGAGATCAGCCGGATGTATTAGTTGCAATGAATCCTGCTGCACTAAAGAAAAATCTTCCCGAATTAAAAAAGGGAGGAATGATTATAGTTAATTCTGATTCATTCGACATAAAAAATCTTAATCTTGCACATTATGAATCAAATCCGCTTGAAGATGGAACTCTTGACGGCTATCAGGTTTATCAGGTACCGATTAGTTCATTAACTGCTAATGCACTCGAAGGAGTAAAGCTGAGTCCAAAAGAAGTTTCCCGTGCGAAAAACTTTTTTGCTTTGGGTTTGATGTACTGGCTTTTTAACAGACCAATTGATAATACGGTAAAATGGATTCACGAAAAGTTTGCAAAAAATCCTGAATACATTGAAGGAAATGAAAAAGCTCTTCGTGCCGGATATAATTTCGGTGAAATGACAGAGCTGTTTACTGCAAGATATACAGTTGAACCGGCAAAGCTTCCCAAAGGTACCTACAGAAGCATTTCAGGAAACGAAGCAACTGCACTCGGATTTCTTGCAGCATCTGTAAAAAGCGGATTACCATTATTCCTTGGTTCATATCCAATTACTCCTGCTTCTGAAATTATTCAGTATTTGAGTACATATAAAAATTTTGGAGTTAAAACTTTTCAGGCAGAAGATGAAATTGCCGGAATAACAACAGCAATCGGGGCATCATTTGCAGGCAATCTTGCTATTACTTCTACAAGTGGTCCCGGCTTAGCATTAAAGACCGAAGCTATCGGATTAGCAGTAATGACGGAACTACCACTTGTTATTATTGATGTGCAAAGAGGTGGTCCAAGTACAGGACTTCCAACAAAAACTGAACAAGCTGATTTATTACAAGCAGTTTGCGGAAGAAATGGAGAAGCTCCTGTTGCTGTGGTCGCAGCTGCTACTCCAAGTGATTGTTTTAATATGGCAATTGAAGCTTCACGAATTGCAATCAAGTACATGACACCGGTAATTCTTTTAACCGATGGTTATATTGCAAATGGTTCCGAACCTTGGAAGATTCCACATGTTAATGAACTACCCGACATTCCTGTTAAATTCAGGACAGAGAAAGAAGGATTTTATCCTTATCTGAGAGATGAAAATCTTGCGAGACCTTGGGCAATCCCAGGCACTCCTGGACTTGAACATCGGATTGGTGGACTTGAGAAGTCTGATATTTATGGTAATGTAAGTTATGATCCGGATAACCATCACAAAATGATTACTCTCCGTGCAAAGAAGATTAAGAATATTGAAAATGATATCCCTCTGCTAGAGGTTGAAGGTGAGTCAAGTGGTGAATTACTGGTTGTTGGTTGGGGTGGAACTTATGGTGCAATAAAAGAAGCTGTTAACAAAGCGCGTGCTCAGGGATATAAAGTATCTCAAGCTCATTTCAGATATCTTAATCCTTTCCCAAAGAATACTGAACAGGTATTGAAGAGCTTCAGGAAAGTTCTTATTCCTGAAATTAATCTGGGGCAACTTGCCAGATTAATCAAAAGTGAATTCCTTATTGATGTTCAGCAATTTAATGTCGTAAGAGGTTTACCTCTTCGCGTTGCTGACATCGTTGATCAAATAATTAAGACCCTTGGAGGTAACAATGGCAAATAATGTTGAAGTAAAAGAAATTAAATATACAGCAAAAGACTTTGCTTCCGATCAGGAAGTAAGATGGTGTCCGGGTTGTGGCGACTATTCAATCCTTGCTCAGGTGCAAAGAACTTTTCCTGAAATTATTGATCGCCCTAAAGAAAATATTGTTTGGGTTTCGGGAATAGGTTGTTCAAGTCGTTTTCCATATTACATGAACACTTATGGTTTTCATGGTATTCACGGAAGAGCGCCTGCAATTGCAACTGGAGTTAAATTAGCTAATCCGAATCTTTCTGTTTGGGTTGCAAGTGGCGATGGTGATCTGCTGAGTATCGGAGGAAATCATTTCATACATGCTTGCAGAAAAAATATTGATTTGAAAATTCTGATGTTCAATAATAGAATTTACGGATTGACCAAAGGACAATATTCGCCGACTTCTGAAAAAGGAAAGATAACTAAAACAACTCCTTACGGAAGTGTTGACTATCCTTTTAATCCTCCGATGCTTGCACTTGGTGCAGAAGCTTCATTCATTGCTAGATCAATTGACCGTCATCCAAAACATTTGCAGGAAATGATTAGAAGAGCAGGACTTCACAAAGGGACTGCATTCATTGAGATATTTCAGAATTGTAACATCTTTAACGATGGTGCTTTTTCTCTACTCACTGAAAAAGATACGAAGGATGATCATGTGCTTGAACTCGTTCACGGTCAGCCAATGATTTTTGGAAAGAATAAAGATAAAGGAATCAAACTAGATGGAATGACTCCGATGGTTGTTGATTTAACAACCGGAAAATATTCAAAAGATGATCTTTGGGTTCACGATGAGTTCGATCCTAATCCTGCCAGAACAGCCATACTTGCTATGTTTGATGAAACACCAGGATTCCCAACTCCGATTGGTGTTTTCCGTCAGATAACAAAAGAAACTTATGATGAAGGATTATTCAGACAGATTGAAGAAGTCAAAAAGAAAAAAGGTGAAGGTGATCTTGAAAAAATTCTTTTCAGTGGAAATGTCTGGGAAGTTAACTAATAGCTTTTTATCCACTAAATTTGAACTCAAGGGCTTGAGCTATCAAGCCCTTCTTCATTAATCTTATGGTAAACTTTCAGAAACTTAAGAATATCATTCTTTCAAATAATTCTTTTCTGATTACAACTCATGTTAATCCTGATGCTGATGCAATTGGTTCTGAAGTTGCATTTTATCAGTTATTAAAATCACTTGGGAAAAAATCATATATCATCAATCATAGTGAAACTCCATATAATCTAAGATTTCTTGATGTAGATAATGTGATAAAACAATTCAATCTTGATGACCATGCTGATTTATTTAATCAGGTTGATGTTCTTGTTGCTCTTGATTTCAACAGAAGTGACAGAACAGTAAGTATGAAAAAGCATTTTGATCAATCAAAAGCAATAAAAATTTGTCTTGATCATCATCAGGATCCGGAAGAATTTGTTGACTATGAATTCATTGATACAGATTACTCAGCTACGGGTGAAATTATTTTCAATCTTATTACAGAGAGTAAAATTGTTCCTCTCACAAAACAAATAGCTGAACCAATCTATGCGGCAATAATGACTGACACCGGTTCATTCAGGTTTGAAAGAACAACCGCAAAACTACATCGTAAGATTGCGACTTTGCTTGAAACCGGAATCAATCCAACCGAAATTTATGATAAGATTTATGATCAAAGTAAATTCAGTAAAATAAAGTTACTTGGAAGAGCTTTGGAATCAATTCAACTAATTGCAGATGGCAAAATTGCATTTATGATAATTACTCAGAAAGATTTTGATGAGTTCGGTGCGATCGAAAGCGATACTGAAAATTTTGTTAATTATAATCTGTCAATCGAGAATGTTGTGCTTGGCCTTTTATTCATCGAACTTAAGAACGGATTTAAAGTCAGCTTCCGGTCAAAAGGAAATATACCAGTTAACAAGCTTGCTTCAGAATTTGGTGGAGGCGGACATACCAACGCAGCAGGTGCAAGGTTTTTCGATCATCAGATGACACAAGAAATGATAAACTCAATTCTGAATAAAGCAATTAATTATATTAAATAAAAAGGAGAGAGAATGTTTGATCTTAAATTAAATTTTGGTGCAAAGAAAATTTTCTATAAAAATCTCTCACTCGCTGTTAAATTTCTCGTTGATGATGGTTCACTGAAAAAGAACATTTCTAACATCGAAAGAATATTCAATTGCAGATTAACGGAACTTCAGAAAAATAATTTCGTTTCTAAAGATGTAGATGAGATAAGAATTTCCAAACCATCTGGCAAACCTGATGAAATTATCCTGAAGAAGGTAAAACTTAATGATCAATTTGATGTTGATTATTTCCGAAATTATTTAACATATCTTGTTGAAAGAATTTCGAATGAACAAATAAAATATCTTCACATTACTATACCTTCATACTCAGTCTTTAAAAAATATTTTGATGATGAAGAATATTTTTACCAGACTTTTATTGAAGGTATCTATTTTGGTAATTACTCATTCGATAAATATAAAACCGAAAAGAAATCTCCTAAGCCACTTGAAGTTTTTTTCTATGCAGAGAATGAAAAGAAAGTTAAAAATGCTATTAGCACAGCAACCAATTTGATGAATGCAGTTTATTTTGTCAGAGATTTACAAAATGAACCTTCAAATGAACTTACTCCTGAGTTATTAGCAAAACGGATTTCTTCTGAAGCGAAAAAATCAGGTATCAGATGCACAGTTTTTGATGAAAAGGAAATTGCCAAACGAAATATGGGTGGTCTTATTGCAGTTGGCAAAGGAAGCATAAATAAACCGAGATTTATCATTCTCGAATACAAACCGGTTGTTAAAGCAGCAAAAGCAAAAAAGACAAAGCTGAAAAAAATTGCTTTAGTTGGTAAAGGAATGACTTTTGATTCAGGTGGAATTTCTCTCAAGCCCTCAAAGTCAATGAGTGAAATGAAAAATGATATGGCAGGAGCTTCAGTTGTAGCAGGGGCAGTTATTGCTGCCGCAAAAAACAAACTGCCCATTCATCTTTTTGGTATCATTCCAACTGCTGAAAATATGCCTTCAGGTGAAGCATTCAAACCGGGCGATATAATAAAAACTGCATCGGGAAAAACTATTGAAGTTGATGATACTGATGCAGAAGGAAGAGTTATACTTGCTGATGCTCTTGACTACGCTTCAAAGTTGAAACCTAATCAGATAATTGATCTTGCAACCTTAACTGGAGCTTGTGTAGTTGCACTCGGAGAATTTGTCGCTGGATTATTTTCTAAGAATGATGAACTGGCAGAAAAACTTTACAAAAGTGGTCTTAAAACTTTTGATCGTGTTTGGCGTTTACCACTTTGGGATGATTATCATAAATTGAATGAAAGCTCCGTTGCAGATGTAAAGAATCTTGGCGGCCGATGGGGTGGAGCAATTTCAGCAGCGAAGTTTCTTGAAAATTTTGTTGATAAAAAAATTCATTGGGCTCATCTGGATATTGCCGGTCCTTCGATTCATAATGATTCAAGAAACTACACAAAGAAGTACATGACAGGTTTCGGAGTGAGATTGCTTTTCGATTATCTGAAAACTCATTGCTGATTTATTAATCGTCCGTCTTTAATCTCAAATATTCTGTCGGCGAGATTCATCAAGTCAGGATTGTGAGTTACAATGACAAAAGTTTTATTGAATTCATCCCTTAATCTAATAATTAGCTGATGGATTGATTCACTGTTTTTTGAATCAAGATTACCTGTTGGTTCATCTGCAAAAATTATTTTAGGATCATTTACCAAAGCTCTTGCTACAGCGACTCTTTGTTGTTCCCCGCCGGAAAGTTCGGAAGGCTTGTGATCTTTTCTATCAAACAATCCTACCAATTCTAATAATTCATCCGCACGTGAAATCGCTTCATTAAATTTAGCTCCGGCAGCCATTCTCGGTATTGCGACATTCTCAGCAGCAGTGAATTCAGGCAGAAGATGATGGAATTGAAATACAAACCCGATATTTCTGTTTCTGAAGTTTGAAAGTTTTTCATCAGTATAATTAAAAATATTTTCAGATTCGAAAAGAACTTCACCACTATCCGGTCTGTCTAAACCACTTAATATGTGAAGCAAAGTTGATTTGCCTGCTCCTGAAGCACCAACTATAACAGAGATTTTATTTCTTTCGATTGAAAGTGAAATATCTTTGAGAACTTCAAGTTTGAGTTTCCTATTGTTTTGATATGACTTAAAAATTTTTCTGGATTCTAAAATATTATTCATTTCTATTCCCATTTAATTGATTGTAAAGCATCAACCTTAGCTGCTCTTCGGGCGGGAAATAATGCTGCAAGAAAAGTAAGCAACATTGATGCTGCTGTAACAAAAAAGAAATCTGAAATTCTTATTTCCAGAGGTAAGCTATCAATTTTATACATCGTCGGGTCTAAAGGATAAATGTTATAATTCAACTGAAGCCAGCAGACAAAATATCCAAGTAATGCACCGAAGAATGTACCGAAGATTCCAATCAGAATTCCTTCATTTAAGAATATTTTTAGAATTGAGTTTTCGGTAACGCCAAAAGATTTCATAATTCCGATATCTCTTTTCTTCTCAAGCACTGACATTGACAATGAACCGAGAATATTGAATGATGCAACAGCAATGATTAGCGATAATAAGATATATGCTACCCATCTTTCAATTTGCATTACTGAATAGAGTTCTTTGTGAAAATCATACCAGGTAATAACATCAGCAATTTTCGGATCAATCATTCCGCTAAGTTTTTCTTTTATTTGCTCTGATTTTGATCTATCAATTAATTTAATTTCATATCCTTCATAAGATTTCTTAAATCCAAGCAATTCCTGACCTACCGATAAATCAGTAACAGCAAGTGATTCATCATATTCATTGTTTTGAGAATTGAATATTCCTTCAATCCGAAATTTTCTTGTTAAAGGTATTGAACTCTGTAGCACTACGCCTTCGATGTTCGCGGGCGAGACAATTGTAATTGTATCTCCTGTTACAGCTTCAAGTTTGTCAGCTAATCTGATTCCAATATAAATTGAATTGCGTGAATCATTATTCATATTTGTCTTTTTGGAAATTGTAAGTTTATCAAAATCATAAAGCTGATTAATTTTTTTAAAGTCCACAGCTCTCAGGTTAATCACTTCAGTTCTGCCTCTGTTCAGAGCCAAAACTTTTCCGGAAACATAAGGAGAATAGCTTTTAATCTCATTCAGACTATTAAGCTTCTCTTCTATTTCTTCATGAAGCTTGTCACTAGATTCCGACTTAAAAACAATTCTAAGGTGAGGATCAAGACTCATCAAATATGAAGTGACAAGACTTCCAAACCCATTGAATACAGAAAGTACAACAATCAGTGCAGCAACTCCTATCGTAATTCCAGCAATTGATAAGAATGAAATAATCGTGATGAAGTTCAACTTGTGTCTGGATATCAAATATCTTTTCGCAATAAATTTTTCTAAATCCATCAGTCAAACCTTAATGCTGTAACAGGGTTAATTCTTGATGAAATAATGCTCGGTATCAGTGAAGCCAAAAGAGCAAGCACAATAGTTATGAAAGAGACTATAAGAAATATTTCAAAAGACAAATCAAATGGAACTTTAGTAACAAAATAAATACTTGACGGAACTTTTATAATATTGAATTTGGTTTGAATTTCTATCAGAGCTAAAGCTAAAATATTCCCGGCAATCGTTCCAAGAATTGCAAGATAAAATCCTTGTAAAAGGAAAATCTGAATTATTTGTCTCTTTTTTGTCCCGAATGATTTGAGAATTCCGATTGAATTTGTTCTTTCAATTACCATTAATAGTAATGTTCCAACAATGTTGAAAACAGCAACAACAATAATAAGTCCAAGTATTATTGGAATAGGTTTTTTCTGAAGTGAAATCCAGGTAAAAATATTTTTATGCAAATCAAAAATGCTTCGTGCAAAATAGGGATAAGTTAATTCTCTTCTTAACAGATTAGTCAGACTATCAGCTTTGGAAATATCATTCAACTTTATATCTATACCATTTACTTCTTCGGGCATTGAGAAAAGATTCTGTGCAGAATGTAAATCGGTGAAGGCAATTGAAGCGTCATACTCTGCAATACCGCTTTCGAAAATACCGGTCACTTTGAAATTTTCAATGTTCGGCAAATTATCAGGTGATGGAATTTGATTATTTCTTAGCGCAAAAAGAGTAACAATATCGCCAACCTTAATCAGTAATTTATTTGCCAAAGTTTTTCCAAGAATAAGTGTATTAGCCGAATCCAAATTCAGATTACCATCAATTATATTTTCCAGGATTTTGTTTTTATATCCCACATTGTAAAATCCCTTTATTGTTACGCCATCTTTTCTGTTTTTGAAACTAATTAGTGCAAGATTGGATAAAAAAGGAGAAGCATAATCCAATTTCTTTCCACAAATTGAGTCAATATTAGTCAATGCATTATCTATTGAGGGAAGATTTGATTTAAAGCTAAAAACCTTAATATGAGAATCTATATCTGTTAATTTCTTTGTTAGAGTTTTTTCGAAACCTGATATAACACTGAGTGCAATGATGAGCGTAGCAACACCAAGAGCAATCCCACTTATAGCAATTGTAGAGATCAGATTCAAAAAGCGGGAATCCCTGTTTGATTTAATATATTTTTTAAAGATGAAAAATGATAGATTCATTAAGTTTTTAAAGTTTTGCTCAAAATTAAGTAATCATCAAATAGTATTGAAAAGATTGTGATTTTGGGAGAAAAATAGAATAATCAGAGTAGATATTAATTGTTTTTTTATGATACTTACTATATATTTTGCTCTCAATTTTTGAAAGTTTTTTGAAATACGGGGCGTAGCGCAGCCCGGTTAGCGCGCCTGCCTTGGGAGCAGGAGGTCGCAGGTTCGAATCCCGCCGCCCCGACTCAGCTTGATTTATGAGCGCCCGTAGCTCAACAGGATAGAGCATCAGCCTTCTAAGCTGAGGGTTAGTGGTTCGAGTCCACTCGGGCGTACAAACTTTTGAAGTTCTTTAGATTTTGAGAAGCTATAAAATTACCAGAGCATCAGCCTTCTAAGCTGAGGGTTAGTGGTTCTGCAAAGCATCCTTTGGAGAGTCCACTCGGGCGTACAAACTTTGAAGTTCTTTAGATTTTGAGAAGCTATAAAATTACCAGAGTATCAGCCATCTAAGCTGAGGGTTAGTGGTTCTGCAAAGCATCCTTTGGAGAGACCACTCGGGCGTACAAACTTTTGAAGTTCTTTAGATTTTGAGAAGCTATAAAATTACCAGAGCATCAGCCTTCTAAGCTGAGGGTTAGTGGTTCTGCAAAGCATCCTTTGGAGAGTCCACTCGGGCGTACAAACTTTGAAGTTCTTTAGATTTTGAGAAGCTATAAAATTACCAGAGTATCAGCCATCTAAGCTGAGGGTTAGTGGTTCTGCAAAGCATCCTTTGGAGAGTCCACTCGGGCGTACAAACTTTTGAAGTTCTTTAGATTTTGAGAAGCTATAAAATTACCAGAGCATCAACCTTCTAAGCTGAGAGTTAGTGGTTCTGCAAAGCATCCTTTGGAGAGTCCATTCGGGCGTACAAACTTTTGAAGTTCTTTAGATTTTGAGAAGCTATAAAATTACCAGAGCATCAACCTTCTAAGCTGAGGGTTAGTGGTTCTGCAAAGCATCCTTTGGAGAGTCCACTCGGGCGTACAAACTTTTGAAGTTCTTTAGATTTTGAGAAGCTATAAAATTACCAGAGCATCAACCTTCTAAGCTGAGGGTTAGTGATTCTGCAAAGCATCCTTTGGAGAGTCCACTCGGGCGTACAAACTTTTGAAGTTCTTTAGATTTTGATTTTATACGGTGAGTATAGCTCAGTTGGTCAGAGCACCAGGTTGTGGCCCTGGGGGTCGTGGGTTCAAGTCCCACTACTCACCCATTGAAACTTAATTCAATAAAAATTAGT contains:
- a CDS encoding DHH family phosphoesterase — its product is MVNFQKLKNIILSNNSFLITTHVNPDADAIGSEVAFYQLLKSLGKKSYIINHSETPYNLRFLDVDNVIKQFNLDDHADLFNQVDVLVALDFNRSDRTVSMKKHFDQSKAIKICLDHHQDPEEFVDYEFIDTDYSATGEIIFNLITESKIVPLTKQIAEPIYAAIMTDTGSFRFERTTAKLHRKIATLLETGINPTEIYDKIYDQSKFSKIKLLGRALESIQLIADGKIAFMIITQKDFDEFGAIESDTENFVNYNLSIENVVLGLLFIELKNGFKVSFRSKGNIPVNKLASEFGGGGHTNAAGARFFDHQMTQEMINSILNKAINYIK
- a CDS encoding ABC transporter ATP-binding protein gives rise to the protein MNNILESRKIFKSYQNNRKLKLEVLKDISLSIERNKISVIVGASGAGKSTLLHILSGLDRPDSGEVLFESENIFNYTDEKLSNFRNRNIGFVFQFHHLLPEFTAAENVAIPRMAAGAKFNEAISRADELLELVGLFDRKDHKPSELSGGEQQRVAVARALVNDPKIIFADEPTGNLDSKNSESIHQLIIRLRDEFNKTFVIVTHNPDLMNLADRIFEIKDGRLINQQ
- a CDS encoding ABC transporter permease — protein: MNLISTIAISGIALGVATLIIALSVISGFEKTLTKKLTDIDSHIKVFSFKSNLPSIDNALTNIDSICGKKLDYASPFLSNLALISFKNRKDGVTIKGFYNVGYKNKILENIIDGNLNLDSANTLILGKTLANKLLIKVGDIVTLFALRNNQIPSPDNLPNIENFKVTGIFESGIAEYDASIAFTDLHSAQNLFSMPEEVNGIDIKLNDISKADSLTNLLRRELTYPYFARSIFDLHKNIFTWISLQKKPIPIILGLIIVVAVFNIVGTLLLMVIERTNSIGILKSFGTKKRQIIQIFLLQGFYLAILGTIAGNILALALIEIQTKFNIIKVPSSIYFVTKVPFDLSFEIFLIVSFITIVLALLASLIPSIISSRINPVTALRFD
- a CDS encoding leucyl aminopeptidase, coding for MFDLKLNFGAKKIFYKNLSLAVKFLVDDGSLKKNISNIERIFNCRLTELQKNNFVSKDVDEIRISKPSGKPDEIILKKVKLNDQFDVDYFRNYLTYLVERISNEQIKYLHITIPSYSVFKKYFDDEEYFYQTFIEGIYFGNYSFDKYKTEKKSPKPLEVFFYAENEKKVKNAISTATNLMNAVYFVRDLQNEPSNELTPELLAKRISSEAKKSGIRCTVFDEKEIAKRNMGGLIAVGKGSINKPRFIILEYKPVVKAAKAKKTKLKKIALVGKGMTFDSGGISLKPSKSMSEMKNDMAGASVVAGAVIAAAKNKLPIHLFGIIPTAENMPSGEAFKPGDIIKTASGKTIEVDDTDAEGRVILADALDYASKLKPNQIIDLATLTGACVVALGEFVAGLFSKNDELAEKLYKSGLKTFDRVWRLPLWDDYHKLNESSVADVKNLGGRWGGAISAAKFLENFVDKKIHWAHLDIAGPSIHNDSRNYTKKYMTGFGVRLLFDYLKTHC
- a CDS encoding 2-oxoacid:acceptor oxidoreductase subunit alpha; this encodes METEKEKELLQLKEVTIRFAGDSGDGMQLTGTQFSETTAWVGNDLNTLPDYPAEIRAPAGTIYGVSGFQLHFSSEDIHTPGDQPDVLVAMNPAALKKNLPELKKGGMIIVNSDSFDIKNLNLAHYESNPLEDGTLDGYQVYQVPISSLTANALEGVKLSPKEVSRAKNFFALGLMYWLFNRPIDNTVKWIHEKFAKNPEYIEGNEKALRAGYNFGEMTELFTARYTVEPAKLPKGTYRSISGNEATALGFLAASVKSGLPLFLGSYPITPASEIIQYLSTYKNFGVKTFQAEDEIAGITTAIGASFAGNLAITSTSGPGLALKTEAIGLAVMTELPLVIIDVQRGGPSTGLPTKTEQADLLQAVCGRNGEAPVAVVAAATPSDCFNMAIEASRIAIKYMTPVILLTDGYIANGSEPWKIPHVNELPDIPVKFRTEKEGFYPYLRDENLARPWAIPGTPGLEHRIGGLEKSDIYGNVSYDPDNHHKMITLRAKKIKNIENDIPLLEVEGESSGELLVVGWGGTYGAIKEAVNKARAQGYKVSQAHFRYLNPFPKNTEQVLKSFRKVLIPEINLGQLARLIKSEFLIDVQQFNVVRGLPLRVADIVDQIIKTLGGNNGK
- a CDS encoding ABC transporter permease, with amino-acid sequence MDLEKFIAKRYLISRHKLNFITIISFLSIAGITIGVAALIVVLSVFNGFGSLVTSYLMSLDPHLRIVFKSESSDKLHEEIEEKLNSLNEIKSYSPYVSGKVLALNRGRTEVINLRAVDFKKINQLYDFDKLTISKKTNMNNDSRNSIYIGIRLADKLEAVTGDTITIVSPANIEGVVLQSSIPLTRKFRIEGIFNSQNNEYDESLAVTDLSVGQELLGFKKSYEGYEIKLIDRSKSEQIKEKLSGMIDPKIADVITWYDFHKELYSVMQIERWVAYILLSLIIAVASFNILGSLSMSVLEKKRDIGIMKSFGVTENSILKIFLNEGILIGIFGTFFGALLGYFVCWLQLNYNIYPLDPTMYKIDSLPLEIRISDFFFVTAASMLLTFLAALFPARRAAKVDALQSIKWE
- a CDS encoding 2-oxoacid:ferredoxin oxidoreductase subunit beta, which produces MANNVEVKEIKYTAKDFASDQEVRWCPGCGDYSILAQVQRTFPEIIDRPKENIVWVSGIGCSSRFPYYMNTYGFHGIHGRAPAIATGVKLANPNLSVWVASGDGDLLSIGGNHFIHACRKNIDLKILMFNNRIYGLTKGQYSPTSEKGKITKTTPYGSVDYPFNPPMLALGAEASFIARSIDRHPKHLQEMIRRAGLHKGTAFIEIFQNCNIFNDGAFSLLTEKDTKDDHVLELVHGQPMIFGKNKDKGIKLDGMTPMVVDLTTGKYSKDDLWVHDEFDPNPARTAILAMFDETPGFPTPIGVFRQITKETYDEGLFRQIEEVKKKKGEGDLEKILFSGNVWEVN